The genomic region ATCTAGGAGTTATATTCTGGAAAGAAGACAGCGTCCAGTCTATTAACAAGTTTGTCTCAGGCTTGATGTTGGTGTATGGGAACTTGCACCAGTTTGTTTGTGACATAAGGTATATCACAAACTGTGCTCAAAAGTTAAaccaaataattcaaacaagcAGTGTTTTCTCAGGACGTTGATGTTGCAACGGAGCACAGTTTTACTCTTTCACAATCAACACCAGATGGTGTGTGTCTTGCTTTCAGTTCATATCGGCACACTCATAAGAGCACTAGTGTAAAAGCACTGGAAACATTAATCCTAGCTTGTATTGTAGTAAAGCGAACACTAAATGAAAGTCCCCCCCAGAGACCAAAGTGTTGATCTTCCAGCTCTCAGTTTGAAGGTGTTGAGTGTAACAGTTTGGTGTTAGGTCAATTAAGCCAACGGCAATGACCACATGTGAAACTTCCTCTTGGCCTTTTTACAGGAGGACGTGATCAACACCCAGTGCGGCTATGACATCCGGGCAAAAGCGGTGAGTCGGGCAGTGTTTACGTTTTACAGTGTGTTCCCAAACAAGGAACGTCCTCGGTTATGGGATTCACAGCTATACTGTACTCTATTCTTATCTACTATACTCTGCATAAGGGGACCTTTGAAGATAACAAGGGTTATGGCAGGCACTTCAAAATCACCATGGAAAGTATTTTCCATAACAGAGTGCTGTTTTACTCACTAAATTCTGGAACTGACGAGAGTTGACTGGGTCATTTTGGCTCCATGAGGTCATCAGTACTGTACCCCACCAAAGTCACCACAGCTCTCCTTAACTACATCCCCAGTCCTCCAGactctgctttaaaataactgGCATGCTTGCTTAGATAGCTTTCCACAATTAATCATGGTAGAGCAATGTGTTTTGGTAGAGACCCTCTCACacttatacccccccccccccccattctttcCCCACCTCCGTCTCAACTGTCCACTCCTTTCCCCTCCGTTTGGTTTGACCATATGCCATGGTAGAGAAAAGAAGGAACAGctgtatttctttttacttataGCCTTAatcgtgcttgtgtgtatgttcttAGGACTCGGAGCAGAGGACATTTATCTACATAAAAGGCTGCGTTCCTCAGTTTGAAAAGTGGCTTCAAGACAACCTGACAGTGGTGGCAGGCATATTTATTGGAATAGCATTACTTCAGGTACGGAACATGTCAGGACGTAGAATGTCAagttgtgttgtcaatattgttaTTTTGTCATGTTATGTAGGCTCTTATAGTTTGTTCAATTGATAACCTCTTTCAAATTCCCATGATTGAAATCTTGTCCCTTTTCAGATTTTTGGGATCTGTTTAGCACAAAATCTAGTGAGTGACAtcgaggcagtgagagagagctggTAAGAAGCACTACAAATGCTAGTGTGAAAAGTTTATTTTCAGCAACTCCCTGGATAGCAGTCCTGTGCCTGGGCACTAATATAAGAACGCAAGATCATATAGTGCAAGGGTGCCACATAGTGGTCATGAATAAAAATGGAATCCTTCAATTGAATgttgtattattttaaaattaATTAACTAATTGTATTCTCTTTTAGTTTGTTTACCTGAGGTCCCCTGTTTCATCTCAGAAAACGGAAGGATATTCTTaaggttactttacactgttattatccTATACATACATTTCTAATTATCCTGAAGTCTGGTTCAGCATTTTCACCGTCCTATCTCACCTTAATTTTAAACGAGTAACTATaacaaagacaaagacaaaaattAAAagcttttcaatgaaatgtctgatATTAAGATGTGCTGTGTTTACCTTTTGCAGTTTTGAAGTCTTGAGGGCATCTACAAAGGGAGAAACACGGTAGTCGACACTTGGGAACTGTACAGAAGGAAGAGTCTGCTTTCTCTGTGATGTGTATAGAATCATTTTATAAGAGttgtttttatatgtttcacatCGGCGGTGTCAAGCTACTCGCAAAGGGTGGTGAGGCAGACTTGGGCCAAGTACATATGTTAAACACATGGGGTGCACTGGATTTACCTTGAAGTAAAATCCAAATACGACTCAAATATACTTTCAAATACTGTCAAAGTATTTGGTTTTTGTATTTGACCCAAGTCTGTTCTTTGTGAAGTGATTCTGACAATGCACTGCATGCCTGTTAGAAACAATAGAAACAGCATTGGGTCTCCTACCTGTATTTCTTTAATGTTATGAAGTAAGTTATTGTACAGAGTAGCCTACTTAAGATTGACAGGTTGGCTGGGTAGCACTTTGTAGACTTTGTCATTGAATTTAGCAGTTACTGAATGACAATATTATATTGGAATAAGACAATTCAACATTGGACTTAAAGGTTACACCCTAAAAACTTAAAGGACTCTGTCCTCTAATTTTATTTATAGAGACATATTCTGCATTTTTTTAACTAATGCATAATGTTTAAGGATGCTGTTTCTTGAAGTTGataatcacaaacagaaaactgACATGAAGTGTTTAAAGAGTGTATGATTTGTCATACAGTGTACTGTTCATGGTAGCAGGCTTTATATGGGGTTCATGGTGTCATGTAAAGTTTAACAGGATATTAGGTTTCTTAAACCCTGGCCAAATGTAGACCAGTCTCTTCTGAAAATAAATTCTGTACACATTTTTACAGAAACTGTGGTATTGGCATGTTAGGGTTTATCTGAGAAATTCCCAAAGGCCTTGAAATGTATTTCAGCCACTTGGCTTTATTTGTGACCCAGATTCATATTATTTAACTCTTTGGTGTATGGTCTTTAAATCTGAGGTGAGTTATTAAAACTCTCAACTTAAATCTACATCTGGTGCTTATCTGTTGTACTTTGGTGTAGTCAAATTTTCACCAACCTATTGTTGTTGGAACATGTCATCATCAGCTCCTTGGGTAGTTATAAATTGACGGACACCAGCTAATTTAAAAAGTGAACTGAGCCAGAAAAACCATCTTCCTCTGATGAGCATGTTTTAAATATAGATTAAATAATATAGATTAAATACTGATCTGGATCAGTAAAGCAGCCAATAGAGGCAGTATACCATTAGGCTTAAGCTTGCAAGCATTTTAAGTCAATGgcacaaaacaatacaaactaGGTGAACCTTGTATAAAACAATACACTTGACCGGACTGGCAATGCCGTTATTTCCACTGAAATCTTTAATAGCATTCATCTTCACTCAGTGCCATAATGTGTGGTCTATGTGTAATGTTCTTTCATTTCATGTGTTCTCTATTTCATGTAAATAACTGAATAATAATTTGTAAATATATCTGAATAAATGTTTGGTGCTTTGTACAAAATGTCTTATGACAGAGTCAAAATCGATTACTGACTTCATTATTCACTGATCGCATATTAGGCTATAGGTTCATTTGCAATATTCAGAACAAACTGTAATCCTAATGGTGGGGGAAACATaactttatactgtatatacatgaaaaaagaaTAGTATCCAATTTGACTGTGATATGTATTTGTTAGCCTGAAGGGTTTGCTTTAATGCAATATTACAAGCTCACATTAGTACGGTGAAAGAGCAGACACCTTATGGATGGGTGGTGTTATGCGACATTCTCAGCACTTTTCCACGGTAGGCTACTGTAGGCTACCTGTTGCAAAAGGTTCCTTTCGGGTGATTGGTCTGGTGTTAATCTCGAGCCATGATTTACTTTTAGTGTACAGCCCTATATAGTGCAAAAAGATTCCCATGGCATAGGCTAAATTATATTGTATCCCTTTATTTTCGGCATTGACGTGACTGAATGCTACAGGTAAAAGATTAACAGTAAGTTATCGGTTAGGCTATAACCATTTGAAGATCCAAATTGGGGTGGGGTAAAGGACACATGTGGTTAGGACTGAGCGGTATGTGAGACGTATAAGAGCGAAGAGATTCATTTTGTGATAACACTAACCTGGTAGGTTCATATCGGCGAGACCAGACCCATCGGTCCTCACTCAGTCCTGCTTAGCTACCTGAAACATCACACAGTTTCCATAGCCAAACAAACCGGTATTTCTTTCGGTAGGATGAGCAACATGGGGAAAAGAAGGAATGCTGGATGTGACTTGAAAGGTGTTCTGAAAAACAATTGGCTGCTCATTGCTACAGTTGTGTCAGTGTTGTCAGGTGAGTAGTTTTTACTGTGTAAATGATTCTAGGTTAGGCTATGACATAAATGGAATGATTCAAAGAAAAACGAACGAAAAAGCAAACGAATGCATTTCAAGCTAATGTGTCTTTATAGTAGCCTACGTGTTGCAAGGAGGAAGATGATGTCATACACTTTACAGAATTGTCACGACAACTGTGTTATTGCCAAGTCTAtatgttggagcctctgtagctCCAAACTTATGGACCTGCCACAAACACGTGTAGTTACCCAATTTGAGGGCCCTGTATAATGGAATAGACAGAGTTATTGGAAATTCACATAGGTGGGATAGGGAATGACACAACATTGTTGACCATTGTCGTAATTATCTCCAGCTCACAGGTGTGTCtatcattcaataaaacatcaaTGATTCACCCACACATTTTAACAATCTCACAGTTTAAATTTAAAGTGGTATTCTTtgttgttgtctctgtgtggctCAAGGCATTGCACTGGGAGTGGTGGTCAGGGAGTATGCCCACCTTTCCCAACTCCACAAGTTCTACTTTGGTTTTCCTGGGGAGATCTTAATGAGGATGCTCAAGTTGatcatcctccccctcatcaTATCCAGCATGATCACAGgtgaccacctccacctctctccccatctccctccctctcaacctctccctctctccctcagcctctcctcgagcctctctctctcctctccatttgtctctctctccacgcgCGTATTCACGTGACAGTGTCAGGATTTATACTGTAAATATTGGGTAAGATGTAAGACGTGTAGGTGTGCAGATGACAACTAGTAAGTCATTTGTTGCCAAATATCTTTCAGCCCAACACAGCTTTTCCTATAGTGTCCATTTTGTGTTTGGTTGGGTTTATGACTGGGAAGACAGCATGCTTGGACTGATGTGTGAAGCTGTGTTGGTTGTCTGGGCTTATACAGGAGTAGCTGCCCTCGACTCTGAGGTGTCGGGGAAGATCGGCCTGCGCGCTGTCATATACTACTTTTCCACCACCATCATTGCTGTCGTCCTGGGTGAGTCACACCATGCCTGTCTCAACACTGAAACTgcgctgtctgtctttctgtcagtgTCTACTTAACTGTTTCTGTGTGACTCCTCCCAGGCATCGTTCTGGTGATAACCATCCAACCGGGAGTCTCTCACAGCACAGAGGAGATCGACCGCACGGGGTCCACCCCTGACGTCTCCACCGCGGACGCCATGTTGGACCTGATCAGGTGACAAAGCACCTTTGTTCATTCCTATCAGACACTGTCTCATTTGATACCATGATGTTTTTAACACATTCAGATGTTTTATACTGATAGGAATATGTTTCCAGAGAACTTGGTACAAGCCTGCTTTCAACAGGTGAGGACAAAGTTCATTTATAGGGTTTTGTGGAAATGACCATAAAAACTGCTCAATCTTCCAGCTATCTCAATCGTCTCTGTTAATTACTTGCTTTGGGCTGCTTCTTATGTCTCCATGCCTTAATGCCTGGTCCAGCTCATTTGAGAGATGTATACATCTTTGTTTTCATAcatttgtgttttgttgttattttacATTTGGCAGTACAAGACACAGCGTAAAGAGATCAAGGCCCCAGGGAACGCCACAGAACCTCAAAATGTTACATCATCATTAACACGGTTCACCACTGTTTTTCCAACTATCAATCCTAAGGTGAAAGGTAGTTTGGAATATGTAGAATTGTGTGTTTTCCACTACTATTACTTAAACAACTAACAGTAATCCTGACACTCTTAATATGAATGTAACTTTCCAttgtaaaatgtttttaaatcaGGTTTTATTGTATCATTTGACATAAATATTTTACGGTTTCATATAAAAACGAATGCTGAAAGGTAAACTAATGTCATCAatggtaaaaacaaaaaaaactttaaacgcaaggatttttttttctagAATGTAACAAAGGATTACACCGTGGTTGGTTCGTACTCTGACGGCATCAACATTTTGGGCATCATCATCTTCTGTCTGGTGTTTGGTCTGGTCATTGGTCAAATGGGAGAGAAGGGGCGAATCTTAATCGAGTTCTTCAACGCCTTAAACGAGGCCACAATGAAAATAGTCCATATCATGATGTGGTGAGTGAACCTATTCATTTCAAAATGTCCTGTTCTTACACACTTTGAGAATGATTGACAATTAATCTTGGGTTATTTTACAGTTACATGCCAATCGGAATACTGTTTCTCATTTCTGCCAAGATCATTGAAGTGGAGGACTGGGATATCTTTCGAAAGCTGGGACTTTATATGGTGACAGTTTTAAGTGGGTAAGAAGTGCTACTGTCAGCAAAAAATCCCAATGTTAGGGTTAGTGAGTGAAGAGGGAAAATGAGTGCTCATAGCACCAGAAACCTTTGTTTGATTGAGCTCACCAACCCTTGACCTCTAAGTTCAAACCTTGCTGGCTTGTTGATTGTATGCCTGAGAGCCTTCCTCATGAAAGCCGTTGAAGTGTGACAGTCTTGTTTGACCATTGACCAGTAAAGTTTGATTTTGTAAGGATTTTAAGATGGAAACCACTGATAAAACGGAACCAGTTTATAATTAAATCAAAGAATATAACATTCACTTTTTTCTCATTAGGTTGGCTATTCACGGGACGATTGTCCTTCCTCTCCTGTACTTTGCATTTGTGAGGAAAAACCCCTTCAGGTTTATCTGGGGAATGACCCAGGCTCTCCTCACTGCTCTCATGATCTCATCCAGGTAAAACACTCTGCCTCCAGCAGCCATCTTGGCACAATCATTGTTTTGTCAAACTGGAATATACCTTATGGGCTGATTCTTGCCCCACAGTATCTATGAGGAAGattacttttttattttctattttttacAAACATATCTAAACAAATACATTGTTTTTGATCCTTAATCGGAGTTAACATTTCCTATGGTGAGATTTGATTAAAACACCCGTACACAGCCTTAGTGATTCTCTAAATACACACTGCATTTGGGAGACTGAAATGAGCTGATAAAATTAACTGCTCAATGATATTTTATGAGTCACCCCTCTTTCCCATCATTCCACTTTCAGCAATAAATGAGTAGTAAACTCACTGACATTTCAACAATTACAGGTAATAAGGAGACAAAAAATAAATTTCAGGACTCAAATACTCAGTAATAGCTGCTATCAGTGTGATTGATGTATTATTCAGGACTTACAAATACTGTGTACCTGCCTATTGATCTGTCTATCCACCTGTCTGCCTACATATGATTTCCTTGTCTACTGAAATATGTATATCTATGCATCTACCATACCTAcatacctgcctgcctgcctacctgcctgcctacctgcctgtctatccCCCTAGCTCTGCCACTCTGCCTGTCACGTTCCGCTGTGTGGAGGAGAACAACCATGTGGACAAGAGGATCACGCGGTTTGTTCTGCCCGTGGGAGCCACCATCAACATGGACGGCACGGCTCTTTATGAGGCCGTGGCAGCCATCTTTATCGCTCAGATCAACAACTACCCCTTAGACGTGGGTCAGATAGTCACCATCAGGTGTGAAGAAACATCTCTCCAGATGACGTTGATCATGATGAGGCGTCATCTTGAATGAATTGTATTACATGTCAAGTGTTCCTCCATATTTCTCTAGTGTCACCGCCACACTAGCAAGTATAGGAGCTGCCGGAGTCCCCAACGCCGGCTTGGTTACCATGGTTATTGTCCTGACTGCAGTGGGTCTACctgctgatgatgtcacactcATTATTGCTGTGGATTGGCTTCTGTGAGTGAAAGCATCAGATTCTAACCAGGTGCTAGggggagtttttttttaaagcatagtatactgtactgtatatgtttCCTTGACACATTTCCTTCAGGACAATAAAAGTAGTTATTATCTTATCTTAGATATACCAAATGGATTGCTGTACTTACAAATAGGAATACTTATAAACATGCTTACTTATAAGCTACATGTTATGTTGATACTTTCTCATTGACTAGAACCATTATTAGACCTTGTGTACTTACGCCAATCATAAGGTCTGGTCTATGAAATAATtttaaattaaaacatttagatgtctgtgtgtatgataTAACGTTATCATACTCTTATCACTCGTATCAGCGTATGAAAAAGGTGATTGATTGGTATAAATCTTTACCATAGGGACCGCTTCCGTACAATGATCAACGTGCTTGGAGATGCGTTCGGCGCTGGAATCATCGAGAAACTCTCAAAGAGGGAACTGGAGAAGATGGACCAGGGTTTATCAGATACGGAGCTTTTTAACCCTTTCCCTCCTGAAATAGCCACGATCCTGGAGGAAGACGACGCCTACGTCAATGGGGTGTTTGTAGTGGAGAAGAGCGATGTCATATCCTTCACACAGACCTCACAGCTGTAGATAAAGAGGAGGTGAAAACAGCCTGGTCGCCCAACGGAGTGTCTTAGGAGAACAGAGAGGCTAGGCGATGTGTTCCTGGGTCAAGCCGATCCTGGAGCAGCACTTGCACTGCTCACACCTGAGCCTGAGCCAAGCTCTGCGCTTTGTTGCTGTCAGTTTTAatttgaatgtttgttttgaagcCAGTTATTATTTTGTATGCAGATATGGATGTTTTGTAGCCACGTTTCCACTTTCCTTTTAATCAATAGTTGTGAGAATTCAACAGTGCCCTTAAAAGCCACTATGTTGTTGCACAGTGAACACTGTGATGTAAACATAATATTTAAAGATAAAGGAAATCatctttaaaaatatatatttttatgcaATAGTTTAGCATGACAAATGCATGCATGAGGTTCTAAGAACGATCAAATAACTGATACAGTTTTGTCTCACAACTGTATGCTTACGATTTAAAATGTTGACCTCCTTTAGTTTCAACAATGGGTCCGAGCACTTCTAGGAACAAGAATGTGGGGGTCACCACAGGCCCAATATCTTATCACGGCATACGTAATCTGATTTTAAACACAGATGAATACAAATTGTCCATGCATGTCCCTGACATATTGTACAGATATCAGCAATTGCTGCTTGATTATGCATTGCATGGGTTTGATTACCGTTTTGTGTTTTACCAATTAAAATAAAACCAAGCTTCGGTATCATCTCTTAAGACACGTATTTTGTCTGAACATTCAAAACCCTGACCTTGATGATTTTGACATGTTTCCAACTGAAGGAAATGCAAGTAAAGCATTGCAGTGGGCTACAAAGTTAAATCCCATTTCCACAAGCTCAGGGAAAGTGTGGAGTGATATTGCATTTTATGTTGGAAAAGGACATTGCCACTAGGCCATAAAAGATGCCTGTGTTAGCACTGTCACTATTTATGAAGATGTATACTCTCAGGACCTCCGACTCCAGCTCTTTTTCAGTTTTTTAATCACCGGGATCAGATTTGAGCAGTGCAGCGCCACAATACCATTACAGTCTCGATCCGCCCTCTGCACTGGACACTTACATTAGAGCGATGCGGTTGGGCAGTGTACTGTGTGACCTGTCTGTAATACCGTGGTAAAGTAGGTTTCGTTAGTCGCAGGCGTTGCCTAAATCGGCTATGCATGTGAGTTTGAaacatataggctacattaTGAAAGCTTAACTAGACTGTGTCATTTCACTGACAAAATAGACACTTGGTCAATCATTTCCTTACATTTTCCTAACAATACTGTACTTTAGTTAGGCATCTGTTTCAGGACATGGGCTCATAAAAAATAGCCTACATTAAATGTTCCTTAAGCACTGTTAGGCTATACAGTATGATGATGAGCCTCTTAATGGGGATAATTAGACTTTGATATGGATAACTAGTAGGCTAGGcctaattgagagagagagagagagagagagagagagagagagagagagagagagagagagagagagagagagagagagagagagagagagagagagagagagaataagaatcCTTAACAGAGCGCTCTAGAGCGCTCTGTTAAGGATTCTCACGTAAGAAGTTCAAAGTGTTGGAGAGTAGCCTAGTTTACCTTGCATAGCAACCGAGTAATCCATTAATTTATTTAGCATCACGTTTCCATGGTGTCAATTCTAAAGTGAATCAATATTATAATCATCCATGCACACAGCGGAGATATGGGAAATTCTTGTGAATTCGAAAAGGTAGGCGACTTATCAGCGTCACATTAATCTGTTGACAGTTGGTTAAGACGACAAATTATGAATTACAAAACTATTACGTTTTGTTTGTAGCAGTCAGTCCAATGTCACGTCAGAGATGAATAATCGACTACTGTATTACTCTAATTTAAATGCGAAGGCTGTTGCTCGATGTTTCTAGACAGAGCTAGAGATAGCTCTACTACAGACCTGTACTGgaatattttacgtatttttgtCCTCAGGTTTTTTTTGGAAACTTAAAAAAGTCCGGGTAACTTATTCTTTATTCATTGAGATATAAGTGAGAgtaacaacaaacaacaaatgcAAATGTTACTGACATCCTTGTTAGTAACATGACAAGCACCAGACTATGCTGCCCATATCCCTCCCCCCAAAACCCACCAAGGAGTGCACCCGGATGGCCAAACACCTCGCCCATCACCATCAGCTGTGAGCTGTCCACCGTCTCCCTTAAGGTTGCGGAGGAAAGCCCGCTCAACCACAAGGTCCGAGAAACAGTGATCCCTGTAAGGAGTAGTGCCCGTTTCGGGGCCCCCAGTAATAATCCCTTCTTCTGTCGGAACAACCCTCACTCACAACGGGTGCACCACATCAAAGGTGAGTGCTAGATAGAAATGATAAAGTTTGAAATACAAGCAAGCATGCTGTAtttataagcacacacacacactgccaagaAATTATGTATGCACCAGCGGAATCTTACTTAATGTCCAAATAAACTGAATACCGTTTTCATCTCcaaatccccctctcccctaccctACCCCCAGGTATCGATGAGAGACCTATCTGTGCactgaatgatgtcatcttcgGCCAgatgccccagtactgcttggGCAGGGTCACGACTCCCGAGAAGTCTCTGGTGCTGCAGTGCAAGATCCCCATCTCAGCCATCGGAACCAACACTACCTACCTGCCCACTGACGTTATCACTGGCCGGCAGTTCTTTCCACTCAAAATGGTAGATTCATCCTCCCTGAGGTTACGTGAGTACAGATACTCTAGGTCAACAGTATACtgtcctttttctttttcttcttttttacaGGGGATGGATCGATGTTATTTGTTGACCATCACAGTTCCAGTCCATATTGATTCTCAGATAAGCTATTTGTGAGGAAGTGCTGGTCTTACAGTTTAcgctggttcaaatccagctGCTACTGAactgttttttccccctcagtATGTAGCCTACATGCTGCATATTCTTTCAGTAGGATTTAATACCCGCGTATCACATTGGGAACATCCTGTTGACATCTCTGCAAGTAACTTGACATGGTAGGCTGCCTTTGCAGCACATGAGTAATGTCAGTATTTTACTCAAGTTCAGTGTACCTACAAATCTCATGTTTTAAGGCCTGAACTGTTCTATGGCAACACAAACGTGAAGGAATGGAAAGGGACACATAGTGAGAGTGAACCCTAGAACCTTCAGAAGAGCTATTTGACCCCCTTGTGTATTGCGCCACATGTAACCAGATCTGACTGTGGAGGTTTGGTTTATATGGTTCATTGTATCCATCCACCCCCACTGGCCTCTCCACAAAGTATACATCACAATTCAAGCAACAGGTATAGCATTTTCAAACTCTGCCGTGTTAGGGTTAGCATATTTACACTGCATTTAATCTGATCTTGTTACTTGTTGcgatagaaaaacaaacaaaggtaTTGTATCTAAAACTTGCACATGCATGTCAGCCTGAAAACAGAACCTTCATGTTTGACTGTGATTCTCTCGTCTGTCTGAAGTGACAGAAGCGTGGTGTGCGGAGTTACAGGAACTCACAGAGAAGATTGGCCTCCTTGGACCCACTGGTAAAGGTGACTAGGAGTTAAGACTGTTGTCGTTTTAAATGTTTGCACATACAGTTTGAGTCCCCACCCTTAGGTCATAGGCAACTTAGACCTAAaaactttgacccccccccccccccccccccccccccaggctccacCGTGCCCTCCTCCCCTTGGCCCAGCTCTGGGGCAGGTCTGGCTGGATctagagatagggagagaaccCTGAAAATGCAACTGATGGTGGGCAAGTGACTAGGTGTTAATTATGTTATCTTCTTGTGTGACGTACTGTGAAAACCAATTGATGTAGGAGAAGTTCAGGTGAAAGAAAAGCTGGTTTTGTATTCACTCACTGTTATGGGATTGACCCTGATCCTTAATTGACCTCTGTACTAGTACAAACATCTTGAGTCCAGGCATAGTGACTTCTTCTTCCATCTTCCAGGTCATAGACATGCTGAGTCAGATCCTCCAGATGGAGTCCATAGGGGAGATCCAGCAGTGGATGCTGAATGCTGGTCACCGAGGTGATTAGATTAGATCAGAATGTGCTGttcgctctcacacacccacgtacCCTGGCTATAATGACATACGTTAGTACAGAGATGTAGTGATGTTTCTCAACGTTATTCTACTGAACAGAAAAGGACCAGGTCCTTCTTCTTCTGCGTGCATCCCTGGCTCAAGAGTCTGTCTCTGCCGGCGAGATCCCTGATATAGAAGAGTTGACTATGATTCAGGTAGAGAACCAGTGCTTGGACTCCAGACTGGCATCCATCAGTGAGCAGGATGCCACTAGGTATGACAACACCGCCACCTGCTGGCCACGTCAGTGCACTGCACAGACTATTCTGGCAACCGCTCTTCCGGGTCATGATCAGGAGTGAGCATGCTATGAACACTGTAGATtggaatataaataaatattgtgGCCATGGAATACCTACAAAGAGACGATACAATGATACTCTCCAAATTATTTAACAACATCTCTTCTACatagtgtttgtgtagtgtgaATTTTACTACTCACTGACTCTTTCTGACACTTGTGTGTTTGGTTTCTTCAACAGAGATCAGTCCTCAAAGATGATGTCAGACTCCAGTAAGTAGTCCCTAAACAATA from Osmerus mordax isolate fOsmMor3 chromosome 14, fOsmMor3.pri, whole genome shotgun sequence harbors:
- the LOC136955925 gene encoding excitatory amino acid transporter 3-like isoform X1 translates to MSNMGKRRNAGCDLKGVLKNNWLLIATVVSVLSGIALGVVVREYAHLSQLHKFYFGFPGEILMRMLKLIILPLIISSMITGVAALDSEVSGKIGLRAVIYYFSTTIIAVVLGIVLVITIQPGVSHSTEEIDRTGSTPDVSTADAMLDLIRNMFPENLVQACFQQYKTQRKEIKAPGNATEPQNVTSSLTRFTTVFPTINPKNVTKDYTVVGSYSDGINILGIIIFCLVFGLVIGQMGEKGRILIEFFNALNEATMKIVHIMMCYMPIGILFLISAKIIEVEDWDIFRKLGLYMVTVLSGLAIHGTIVLPLLYFAFVRKNPFRFIWGMTQALLTALMISSSSATLPVTFRCVEENNHVDKRITRFVLPVGATINMDGTALYEAVAAIFIAQINNYPLDVGQIVTISVTATLASIGAAGVPNAGLVTMVIVLTAVGLPADDVTLIIAVDWLLDRFRTMINVLGDAFGAGIIEKLSKRELEKMDQGLSDTELFNPFPPEIATILEEDDAYVNGVFVVEKSDVISFTQTSQL
- the LOC136955925 gene encoding excitatory amino acid transporter 3-like isoform X2 is translated as MSNMGKRRNAGCDLKGVLKNNWLLIATVVSVLSGIALGVVVREYAHLSQLHKFYFGFPGEILMRMLKLIILPLIISSMITGVAALDSEVSGKIGLRAVIYYFSTTIIAVVLGIVLVITIQPGVSHSTEEIDRTGSTPDVSTADAMLDLIRNMFPENLVQACFQQYKTQRKEIKAPGNATEPQNVTSSLTRFTTVFPTINPKNVTKDYTVVGSYSDGINILGIIIFCLVFGLVIGQMGEKGRILIEFFNALNEATMKIVHIMMCYMPIGILFLISAKIIEVEDWDIFRKLGLYMVTVLSGLAIHGTIVLPLLYFAFVRKNPFRFIWGMTQALLTALMISSSSATLPVTFRCVEENNHVDKRITRFVLPVGATINMDGTALYEAVAAIFIAQINNYPLDCHRHTSKYRSCRSPQRRLGYHGYCPDCSGSTC